One genomic segment of Pseudomonas sp. p1(2021b) includes these proteins:
- the iscA gene encoding iron-sulfur cluster assembly protein IscA — protein sequence MAISMTEAAANHVRRSLEGRGKGEGIRLGVRTTGCSGLAYVLEFVDEVAAEDQVFENHGVKVIIDPKSLVYLDGTELDFVKEGLNEGFKFNNPNVRGECGCGESFNV from the coding sequence ATGGCTATCAGCATGACAGAAGCCGCCGCCAACCACGTGCGGCGTTCCCTCGAAGGGCGCGGCAAGGGCGAGGGCATCCGCCTGGGCGTGCGCACCACCGGCTGCTCGGGCCTGGCCTATGTGCTGGAGTTCGTCGATGAAGTGGCGGCCGAAGACCAGGTCTTCGAGAACCATGGCGTGAAGGTCATCATCGACCCCAAGAGCCTGGTCTACCTCGACGGCACCGAGCTGGACTTCGTCAAGGAAGGGTTGAACGAAGGCTTCAAGTTCAACAACCCCAACGTGCGCGGTGAGTGTGGCTGCGGCGAAAGCTTCAATGTCTGA
- the iscU gene encoding Fe-S cluster assembly scaffold IscU, with the protein MAYSEKVIDHYENPRNVGKMNADDPDVGTGMVGAPACGDVMRLQIKVNEQGIIEDAKFKTYGCGSAIASSSLATEWMKGKTLDEAETIKNTQLAEELALPPVKIHCSVLAEDAIKAAVRDYKQKKGLV; encoded by the coding sequence ATGGCATACAGTGAAAAGGTCATCGACCACTACGAAAACCCGCGCAACGTCGGCAAGATGAACGCCGACGACCCTGATGTCGGTACCGGCATGGTCGGCGCGCCGGCCTGCGGCGACGTCATGCGCCTGCAGATCAAGGTCAACGAGCAGGGCATCATCGAAGACGCCAAGTTCAAGACCTACGGCTGTGGCTCGGCCATCGCCTCCAGCTCCCTGGCCACCGAGTGGATGAAGGGCAAGACCCTGGACGAAGCCGAGACCATCAAGAACACCCAGTTGGCCGAAGAACTGGCGCTGCCGCCGGTCAAGATCCACTGCTCGGTGCTCGCGGAAGACGCCATCAAGGCCGCTGTTCGCGACTACAAGCAGAAGAAAGGCTTGGTCTAA
- a CDS encoding IscS subfamily cysteine desulfurase, whose translation MKLPIYLDYSATTPVDPRVAQKMADCLLVDGNFGNPASRSHVFGWKAEEAVENGRRQVAELINADPREIVWTSGATESDNLALKGVAHFYQTKGKHIITSKIEHKAVLDTARQLEREGFEVTYLEPGEDGIVTPAMVEAALREDTILVSLMHVNNEVGSINDIAAIGELTRSRGVLFHVDAAQSAGKVEIDLQKLKVDLMSFSAHKVYGPKGIGALYVSRKPRVRLEAIIHGGGHERGMRSGTLPTHQIVGMGEAFAIAKQEMAAENVRIKALSDRFFEQVSNLEELYVNGSRTARVPHNLNLSFNYVEGESLLMSLKDIAVSSGSACTSASLEPSYVLRALGRNDELAHSSIRFSFGRFTTEEEVDYAAQKVCEAVNKLRELSPLWDMYKDGVDISKIEWAAH comes from the coding sequence ATGAAGTTGCCGATCTACCTCGATTACTCCGCGACCACTCCGGTCGATCCGCGCGTCGCCCAGAAGATGGCCGACTGCCTGCTGGTCGACGGGAACTTCGGTAACCCGGCCTCGCGTTCCCACGTGTTCGGCTGGAAGGCCGAGGAAGCCGTCGAGAACGGCCGTCGCCAGGTTGCCGAGCTGATCAACGCCGACCCGCGCGAGATCGTCTGGACCAGTGGTGCCACCGAGTCCGACAACCTCGCCCTCAAGGGCGTGGCGCACTTCTATCAGACCAAGGGCAAGCACATCATCACCTCCAAGATCGAGCACAAGGCGGTCCTGGACACCGCTCGCCAGCTCGAGCGCGAAGGTTTCGAAGTCACCTACCTCGAGCCCGGTGAAGACGGCATCGTCACCCCGGCCATGGTCGAGGCGGCCCTGCGCGAAGACACCATCCTGGTCTCGCTGATGCACGTGAACAACGAAGTCGGCTCGATCAACGACATCGCCGCCATCGGTGAACTGACCCGCTCGCGCGGTGTGTTGTTCCACGTCGATGCCGCCCAGTCCGCCGGCAAGGTCGAGATCGACCTGCAGAAGCTGAAGGTCGACCTGATGTCGTTCTCGGCGCACAAGGTCTACGGCCCGAAAGGTATCGGCGCGCTGTACGTCAGCCGCAAGCCGCGCGTACGCCTGGAAGCCATCATCCATGGCGGTGGCCATGAGCGCGGCATGCGCTCGGGTACCCTGCCGACCCACCAGATCGTCGGCATGGGCGAGGCCTTCGCCATCGCCAAGCAGGAGATGGCCGCCGAGAACGTGCGCATCAAAGCCCTGAGCGACCGCTTCTTCGAGCAGGTATCCAACCTCGAGGAACTGTACGTCAACGGTAGCCGTACGGCTCGCGTGCCGCACAACCTGAACCTGAGCTTCAACTACGTCGAAGGCGAGTCGCTGCTGATGTCGCTCAAGGACATCGCCGTATCGTCCGGCTCGGCCTGCACCTCCGCTTCGCTCGAGCCGTCCTACGTGCTGCGCGCCCTGGGCCGCAACGACGAGCTGGCGCACAGCTCGATCCGCTTCTCCTTCGGCCGCTTCACCACCGAGGAAGAAGTCGACTACGCCGCGCAGAAAGTCTGCGAGGCAGTGAACAAACTGCGCGAATTGTCGCCGCTGTGGGACATGTACAAAGACGGCGTCGACATCTCCAAGATCGAGTGGGCCGCCCACTAA
- the iscR gene encoding Fe-S cluster assembly transcriptional regulator IscR, protein MRLTTKGRYAVTAMLDLALHAQHGPVSLADISERQGISLSYLEQLFAKLRRGSLVSSVRGPGGGYQLSRGMETIQVAQVIDAVNESVDATRCQGLGDCHAGDTCLTHHLWCDLSQQIHEFLSGISLADLVERREVQEVAHRQDLRRVSGRTARMDKIETSAVD, encoded by the coding sequence ATGCGACTGACTACCAAAGGCCGATATGCCGTGACCGCCATGCTTGACCTGGCGTTGCATGCGCAGCATGGGCCGGTGTCTTTGGCCGACATTTCCGAGCGCCAGGGCATTTCCCTTTCTTATCTGGAACAGCTGTTCGCCAAGCTGCGCCGCGGCAGCCTGGTTTCCAGCGTGCGCGGCCCGGGCGGCGGCTACCAGCTGTCGCGGGGCATGGAAACCATCCAGGTGGCCCAGGTCATCGACGCGGTCAACGAATCGGTCGATGCCACCCGTTGCCAGGGCCTGGGGGACTGTCACGCCGGCGACACCTGCCTGACCCACCACCTGTGGTGCGACCTCAGCCAGCAGATCCATGAGTTCCTCAGCGGCATCAGCCTGGCCGACCTGGTCGAGCGCCGCGAGGTGCAGGAAGTCGCCCATCGCCAGGACCTGCGCCGCGTCTCGGGCCGTACCGCCCGGATGGACAAGATTGAGACGTCCGCCGTCGACTGA
- the cysE gene encoding serine O-acetyltransferase produces the protein MFERLREDIQSVFHRDPAARNAFEVLTCYPGMHAIWLHRLGHALWVREFKWLARLVSNFGRWLTGIEIHPGATIGRRFFIDHGMGIVIGETAEIGDDVTLYQGVTLGGTSWNKGKRHPTLENGVVVGAGAKVLGPFTVGAGAKIGSNAVVTKAVPAGATAVGIPGRIIVKAEDSEVEAKRKAMAEKIGFDAYGVSGDMPDPVARAIGQMLDHLQAVDERLEGMCGALTKLGSDYCGKELPALPEDDFVEVKQTAQSDTQAH, from the coding sequence ATGTTCGAACGTCTGCGCGAAGATATCCAGAGCGTATTCCATCGTGACCCGGCGGCGCGCAATGCCTTCGAGGTGCTGACCTGCTACCCGGGCATGCATGCCATCTGGCTGCACCGTCTGGGCCATGCCCTGTGGGTACGCGAGTTCAAGTGGCTGGCACGCCTGGTGTCGAACTTCGGTCGCTGGCTGACCGGCATCGAGATCCATCCCGGCGCTACCATCGGCCGGCGTTTCTTCATCGACCACGGCATGGGCATCGTCATCGGCGAGACCGCCGAGATCGGTGACGATGTCACCCTGTACCAGGGTGTGACCTTGGGCGGCACCAGCTGGAACAAGGGCAAGCGCCACCCGACCCTGGAGAACGGCGTGGTGGTCGGGGCGGGGGCCAAGGTGCTCGGCCCGTTCACCGTCGGTGCCGGGGCCAAGATCGGCTCCAATGCCGTGGTGACCAAGGCGGTGCCTGCCGGTGCCACGGCCGTGGGTATCCCGGGGCGGATCATCGTCAAGGCCGAGGACAGCGAGGTCGAGGCCAAGCGCAAGGCCATGGCCGAGAAGATCGGCTTCGATGCCTACGGTGTCAGTGGTGATATGCCCGACCCAGTGGCCCGCGCCATCGGCCAGATGCTCGATCACCTGCAGGCGGTCGACGAACGGCTCGAAGGCATGTGCGGTGCGTTGACCAAGCTGGGCAGCGACTATTGCGGCAAGGAACTGCCCGCGCTGCCCGAGGACGACTTCGTCGAGGTCAAGCAGACCGCGCAGAGCGACACCCAGGCGCATTGA
- the trmJ gene encoding tRNA (cytosine(32)/uridine(32)-2'-O)-methyltransferase TrmJ: MLQNIRVVLVNTSHPGNIGGAARAMKNMGLSRLVLVQPLDFPAVDATARASGADDVLDNAQVVNSLEEALVGCSLAIGTSARERSIPWPLLDPRECGAKVVEHAGVGEEIALVFGREHAGLTNEELQRCHFHVHIPSNPDFSSLNLAAAVQVLSYEVRMAWLAAQGAPTKVEKFEANSLRSGELATMDEMELFYEHLEKTLVQIGFLDPEKPKHLMPRLRRLYGRSSVNRSEMSILRGILTETQKVARGEPHKRKD; encoded by the coding sequence TTGTTGCAGAATATTCGTGTTGTTCTGGTCAATACCAGCCACCCCGGCAATATCGGCGGCGCTGCACGTGCCATGAAAAACATGGGCCTGTCGCGCCTGGTGCTGGTCCAGCCTCTGGATTTCCCTGCCGTGGATGCCACGGCGCGCGCGTCCGGCGCCGACGATGTGCTGGACAACGCCCAAGTCGTCAACAGCCTCGAAGAAGCATTGGTCGGCTGCAGCCTGGCGATCGGCACCAGTGCCCGCGAGCGCAGCATCCCCTGGCCGTTGCTCGACCCCCGCGAATGCGGTGCCAAGGTCGTCGAGCATGCCGGCGTCGGTGAGGAAATCGCCCTTGTGTTCGGTCGCGAGCACGCCGGCCTGACCAACGAAGAGCTGCAGCGATGTCACTTCCACGTGCACATTCCCTCGAACCCCGACTTCAGCTCGCTCAACCTCGCCGCGGCGGTCCAGGTGCTCTCCTACGAGGTGCGCATGGCCTGGCTGGCGGCCCAGGGCGCGCCGACGAAGGTCGAGAAGTTCGAAGCCAACTCGCTGCGCAGCGGCGAGCTGGCGACCATGGACGAGATGGAGCTGTTCTACGAGCACCTGGAAAAAACCCTGGTGCAGATCGGCTTCCTTGACCCGGAGAAGCCCAAGCACCTGATGCCGCGCCTGCGCCGGCTCTATGGGCGCAGTTCGGTCAATCGTTCGGAAATGAGCATTTTGCGCGGCATCCTCACCGAGACCCAGAAAGTCGCACGGGGCGAGCCGCATAAGCGGAAGGACTAG
- the suhB gene encoding inositol-phosphate phosphatase, which yields MQPMLNIALRAARSASELIFRSIERLDSIKVDEKEAKDYVSEVDRAAEQTIVNALRKAYPNHSIQGEETGLHAGTGEEGKDYLWIIDPLDGTTNFLRGVPHFAVSIACKYRGRLEHAVIVDPVRQEEFTASRGRGAQLNGRRLRVSSRTSLEGALLGTGFPFRDNQMADLDNYLGMFRALTGQTAGIRRAGSASLDLAYVAAGRFDAFWESGLSEWDMAAGVLLIQEAGGLVSDFNGGHDFLEKGHIVAGNIKCFKAVLTAIQPHLPEYMKR from the coding sequence ATGCAGCCTATGCTGAATATCGCCCTGCGCGCCGCTCGCAGCGCCAGTGAATTGATTTTCCGCTCCATCGAACGCCTGGACAGCATCAAAGTCGACGAGAAAGAAGCCAAGGACTACGTGTCCGAGGTTGACCGCGCCGCCGAGCAGACCATCGTCAACGCCCTGCGCAAGGCCTACCCGAACCACTCCATCCAAGGTGAAGAAACCGGCCTGCACGCCGGTACCGGTGAAGAAGGCAAGGACTACCTGTGGATCATCGATCCACTGGACGGCACCACCAACTTCCTGCGTGGCGTTCCTCACTTTGCGGTCAGCATCGCCTGCAAATACCGCGGCCGCCTCGAGCATGCCGTCATCGTCGACCCGGTTCGCCAGGAAGAATTCACCGCCAGCCGCGGTCGCGGCGCCCAGCTCAACGGTCGTCGCCTGCGCGTCAGCTCGCGCACCAGCCTGGAAGGCGCCCTGCTGGGTACCGGCTTCCCGTTCCGTGACAACCAGATGGCCGACCTGGACAACTACCTGGGCATGTTCCGCGCGCTGACCGGCCAGACCGCTGGCATCCGCCGCGCCGGTTCCGCCAGCCTGGACCTGGCCTACGTGGCCGCCGGCCGCTTCGACGCCTTCTGGGAGTCGGGCCTGTCCGAGTGGGACATGGCCGCAGGCGTGCTGCTGATCCAGGAAGCCGGTGGCCTGGTGAGCGACTTCAATGGTGGCCACGACTTCCTCGAGAAGGGCCACATCGTCGCGGGCAACATCAAGTGCTTCAAGGCCGTGCTGACGGCCATCCAGCCGCACCTGCCCGAGTACATGAAGCGCTAA